One part of the Solanum dulcamara chromosome 3, daSolDulc1.2, whole genome shotgun sequence genome encodes these proteins:
- the LOC129882708 gene encoding bifunctional TH2 protein, mitochondrial-like has translation MEGFQATPDDGGIAKRLWVKFKNESLCALYTPFVVCLASGTLDSKSFLHCISQDVYFLQAFAQAYELAEDYADDDEDKEAIRGMRKRVLRKLKDQDDLVREWGFELPEVSTCDSATVRYTDFLLATAAGKVEGEKGRGKIVTPFEKTRLAAYALSAIAPCMRLYSFLSKEIKAVLVPEESNNIYERWIDCLCSESFEANASRIEDLLDKLSITLTGEELDVVEKLFHQAMKLELDFISSQPITQSTITPISQVQEPAGCNLTLFCDFDMTCSAVDSSALLADVAIIAAAKSDLDDCESTYAHISAADLRTTWSNLSSKYIEEYEQCIESIMPSETVGRFDYEGLCKALVQLSDFESRANDMVVHSGALRGLSQEDIKRVGEHLIFQKGCKNVLQEILGSENLHADVHILSYCWSGDLIRSAFSSGTLPVLHVHSNELSYEGSFTTGDMIKKMESPMDKLQAFNDILESRGNNGKHTTVYIGGSVGDFLCLLNADVGIVIGLSAGLKRLGEQFGISFVPLFSGLVTKQRELTEGGCSGWRGMTGILYTVSSWAEIHAFVLGL, from the exons ATGGAAGGATTCCAAGCAACCCCTGATGATGGTGGGATAGCTAAGAGGCTTTGGGTCAAGTTCAAGAACGAATCTTTATGTGCTCTTTATACTCCTTTTGTCGTCTGTTTGGCATCTGGGACTTTGGATTCCAAATCATTTCTTCACTGTATCTCTCAAGATGTCTATTTTCTTCAAGCTTTTGCTCAAGC ATATGAATTAGCGGAGGATTATgctgatgatgatgaagataaGGAAGCTATTCGTGGAATGAGAAAACGTGTGTTAAGGAAGCTTAAAGATCAAGATGATCTTGTACGG GAATGGGGCTTTGAACTTCCAGAAGTTAGCACTTGTGACAGTGCCACAGTTAGATACACCGACTTTTTGCTGGCCACAGCAGCCGGAAAAGTTGAAGGGGAAAAAGGTCGTGGTAAAATTGTGACTCCTTTTGAGAAGACAAGGCTTGCTGCCTATGCACTTAGTGCAATTGCACCCTGTATGAGGCTTTACAGCTTTCTCAGCAAGGAGATTAAGGCTGTTCTAGTCCCTGAAGAGAGCAATAACATCTATGAGAGATGGATCGATTGTCTATGTTCAGAAAGTTTTGAG GCAAATGCTTCAAGGATTGAGGACTTGCTGGATAAACTAAGTATTACCTTGACTGGCGAAGAACTTGATGTAGTGGAAAAGCTGTTTCACCAAGCCATGAAACTTGAATTGGATTTCATCTCTTCTCAGCCAATTACTCAGTCCACTATAACCCCCATTTCTCAAGTCCAAGAGCCAGCAGGATGCAATCTTACTCTGTTTTGTGATTTTGACATGACATGCAGTGCTGTTGATTCCTCTGCCCTTTTGGCAGATGTTGCTATTATTGCAGCAGCAAAGAGTGACCTGGATGATTGTGAATCCACATATGCTCATATTTCTGCAGCTGATCTTCGAACCACTTGGAGCAATCTTTCCAGCAAGTATATTGAGGAATATGAACAATGCATAGAAAGCATCATGCCTAGTGAAACAG TTGGGAGATTTGATTATGAGGGTCTGTGTAAAGCACTAGTGCAGCTATCTGATTTTGAAAGTAGAGCTAATGATATGGTGGTTCATTCTGGTGCATTAAGAGGGTTGAGTCAGGAAGACATAAAACGGGTTGGGGAACACCTCATCTTCCAAAAAGGTTGCAAAAACGTTTTGCAAGAAATTTTGGGAAGtgaaaacctgcatgcagatgTTCATATACTGTCATATTGCTGGTCTGGAGATCTCATCAGATCAGCTTTTTCATCAG GGACCTTACCAGTGTTACATGTGCACTCGAATGAGTTATCTTATGAAGGATCTTTTACCACTGGTGACATGATTAAGAAGATGGAATCTCCTATGGACAAGCTTCAAGCCTTTAACGACATCCTGGAGTCCCGTGGGAATAATGGCAAACATACTACAGTTTACATTGGAGGTTCAGTTGGTGACTTTCTTTGTCTGCTCAATGCAGATGTGGgcattgtgattggtctgagtGCTGGCCTGAAGAGACTAGGCGAGCAGTTTGGTATTTCGTTTGTTCCATTGTTCTCTGGTTTGGTAACAAAACAGAGAGAACTAACTGAAGGTGGCTGTTCTGGTTGGAGGGGAATGACGGGTATTCTTTACACCGTCTCCAGTTGGGCTGAGATACATGCATTCGTTTTGGGATTATAG